The Bacteroides fragilis NCTC 9343 genome includes the window TTCTATCTCTTCGTATGAACAACCTTTAATATCGCGCATATTTATGATTCGTTGCTGTTGTTCGGGTAAGTGGGCAATAATATCTTTTATTTGTCGTACCCCTTCACGTGCTTCCAGATTGTCCGGTTGAAAAACATCTTGGGCGGCTGATAGCTCCACGCTTTGTCGGGACAGAACATACTTTCCTGAACGAAGCAAATCAAAACACATATTTTTTACTAAAGTGACACTGAATGCTTCAGGATTGCTGATAACCGACAGTCCTTCCCGTTTATCCCACAACTTCAGATAGGCTTCTTGCACTAAGTCTTCCGCATCAGCAGCATTCTCCAATAGCCGATAGGCCACGCAGTACAGCTTGCGATGATAGGGTAGAAACTCTCTTTTAAAACTTTCGGTATCCATGTGTTCGTTCTTGTCAATGTTTATATCCTTAAGACGTAACGGGAGGAATTTTGTTACAAAGAAAGCGAAAAAAGAATAAGTAAGATGAAGATCTTTGGCGAAAAAGATGTACTTTTAATGACTGAATTAAAAATAGATACTATGAGTCAAAATGAAACAACAAAATTGGACATTATTGTAGAAGTATTAGGTGAGAGAGAGCCGGAGATACGACGTTTGGTTATCTTGGACGACCGGTTAAGGATGTTTGCCGAATCTAACGATGAAAATGGTCCGGGCATACCTATCGAGTTGGTAGCGGAGTGGGCTATGCTGCTGAATAAATATTATTCGTTGGCATTGGAAAAACGGAATATGATGAATTAAGATATATAA containing:
- a CDS encoding RNA polymerase sigma factor; amino-acid sequence: MDTESFKREFLPYHRKLYCVAYRLLENAADAEDLVQEAYLKLWDKREGLSVISNPEAFSVTLVKNMCFDLLRSGKYVLSRQSVELSAAQDVFQPDNLEAREGVRQIKDIIAHLPEQQQRIINMRDIKGCSYEEIEQVTGLNSINVRVLLSRARKKIREEFNKWNNYESRRN